In Halobacteriovorax marinus SJ, the following proteins share a genomic window:
- a CDS encoding heavy metal translocating P-type ATPase, translating to MKGQEESKAMNKNSTLSCHHCNEIVIDAIYENEKVFCCHGCHTVHLALESGGLLDYYRVREELGISENLTPENRNREDFSYMNESRFREEFLSTRDNLKHLKLYIEGVHCLACIWLLEKIPSINKEILSSRINMSSSIMELTLVDNCDLELLANQIFNFGYRPHAIKNETEAQNLQKSEEHTKLIKIGVAGACSANIMLYSIAIYAGAGVEFSSLFGWVSFFLSLPVIFYSATPFYKSSISAIRTKSLNIDIPISFAIILGSLFGLYNLIIGSTHYYFDSLSVLVFLLLSSRLLVQKSIQKGLNSNGLSALFEQTSIKRLNKVSNEYEVIHTKYLERGDIVLIDKTKTIPADGVLLDSLAYINNSLITGESRPQKVLENETVFAGAVNLGEEVKIRVEKTFKDSVLGDIIQKVETDSKSKQRIQSITDKISRYFIATVFTLSLGSFLYFAYFYDLNTAIERTLALIIVSCPCALGLAAPLAIASSMNRATENGIIIKNDSSIEDIARIKNIFFDKTGTLTDGNFSVAKVDNEEQLRLFEKVIYNLEEVSNHPIARALQSWTRDKSQIHIDDIQELPSKGVSGKYKGDFFQIIKSPKKCESFSAVDLVRNNEIIGTFYLSDQIKSHANELIEFLGEQKFNSYILSGDNERAVSQVGTFLSIPLGNQVANQTPETKSEFIENFNESIMVGDGANDAIAMKKATVSIAVSGAMDIGLRASDIYLTKAPLKSMIFLIKLAKLTNTSIKLNLLISLIYNAIGVTLSLLGLITPLGAAVLMPVSSLSVLIATIVKIRGVKKS from the coding sequence ATGAAAGGGCAAGAAGAATCAAAGGCCATGAATAAGAACTCAACTCTAAGTTGTCATCACTGTAATGAAATTGTTATTGATGCAATTTATGAGAACGAAAAAGTTTTTTGCTGTCATGGTTGTCATACGGTTCATCTCGCCCTTGAATCAGGGGGTCTTCTAGACTACTACCGAGTTCGAGAGGAGCTCGGTATATCTGAGAATCTAACTCCTGAAAATAGAAATAGAGAAGACTTTAGCTATATGAATGAATCGCGCTTTAGAGAAGAGTTCTTAAGCACGAGGGATAATCTTAAGCATTTAAAGTTATATATTGAAGGTGTACACTGCTTGGCCTGTATCTGGCTTTTAGAGAAAATTCCTTCTATTAATAAAGAAATTCTATCCAGTCGAATTAATATGAGTAGCTCTATTATGGAGCTCACGCTAGTTGATAATTGTGATCTAGAATTACTTGCGAATCAGATTTTTAATTTTGGCTATAGACCTCACGCAATCAAGAATGAAACTGAGGCTCAAAACTTACAAAAATCAGAAGAACATACAAAGTTAATAAAGATAGGTGTGGCCGGCGCTTGTAGTGCCAATATCATGCTCTACTCTATCGCTATATACGCTGGAGCAGGAGTTGAATTCTCTTCACTCTTTGGCTGGGTAAGTTTCTTTCTCTCCCTTCCAGTTATCTTTTATAGTGCGACACCATTTTATAAGAGTTCAATTTCTGCAATAAGAACTAAGAGTCTCAATATTGATATCCCCATATCTTTTGCAATTATCCTTGGTTCTCTCTTTGGCCTCTACAATTTGATAATAGGAAGTACTCACTACTACTTCGACTCATTGAGTGTTCTAGTCTTTCTCCTTTTATCTTCAAGACTATTGGTGCAGAAATCAATTCAAAAAGGATTGAACTCAAATGGACTTTCAGCACTCTTTGAGCAAACATCAATAAAGAGATTAAATAAAGTAAGTAATGAATACGAAGTTATCCATACAAAATATCTTGAACGAGGAGATATTGTTCTTATTGATAAGACTAAGACTATACCTGCTGATGGTGTGCTCCTAGACTCTTTGGCCTATATTAATAATTCTTTAATCACAGGAGAGAGTAGGCCTCAAAAAGTTTTAGAAAATGAAACAGTATTTGCTGGTGCAGTAAATTTGGGAGAAGAGGTAAAGATTCGAGTTGAAAAAACTTTTAAGGATAGTGTGCTAGGAGATATTATTCAAAAGGTTGAGACCGACTCAAAGTCTAAGCAGAGAATACAATCAATCACTGATAAAATCAGTCGCTACTTTATAGCTACTGTCTTTACACTCTCACTTGGTTCATTTCTATACTTCGCCTACTTCTACGACTTAAATACAGCTATAGAAAGGACTCTAGCCCTTATTATTGTCTCATGTCCATGTGCACTTGGACTAGCGGCTCCCCTTGCCATAGCAAGTTCAATGAATAGGGCCACTGAAAATGGCATCATTATTAAAAATGATTCCAGCATCGAAGACATTGCTCGTATTAAGAATATCTTCTTTGACAAGACAGGAACTCTCACTGATGGAAACTTCAGTGTCGCCAAAGTCGACAACGAAGAACAGTTAAGGTTATTTGAAAAAGTCATCTATAACTTAGAAGAAGTCTCCAATCATCCTATCGCCAGAGCACTTCAGAGCTGGACAAGGGATAAGAGTCAAATTCATATTGATGATATTCAAGAACTCCCATCTAAAGGAGTTAGCGGAAAATATAAGGGAGATTTTTTTCAAATTATTAAAAGTCCTAAAAAATGTGAATCTTTTAGTGCCGTCGACTTAGTAAGAAATAATGAAATTATTGGAACATTCTATCTAAGTGATCAAATTAAGTCTCATGCAAATGAATTAATAGAGTTCCTAGGGGAACAAAAATTTAACTCTTATATTCTCTCTGGAGATAATGAAAGGGCCGTTTCTCAAGTTGGAACATTTTTAAGTATTCCTCTGGGTAATCAAGTCGCAAACCAAACACCTGAGACAAAGTCTGAATTTATTGAGAACTTTAATGAGAGTATTATGGTGGGAGATGGAGCCAATGATGCAATAGCCATGAAGAAGGCGACCGTCTCTATTGCTGTTTCTGGCGCCATGGATATAGGTCTTAGGGCCAGCGATATCTACCTAACAAAAGCACCTCTTAAAAGTATGATATTTCTCATAAAACTAGCAAAGTTAACCAATACTTCTATTAAGCTAAATCTATTAATATCACTTATATACAATGCTATTGGAGTCACACTCTCATTGTTGGGGCTTATTACTCCACTGGGAGCAGCAGTCTTAATGCCTGTCAGCTCTTTGAGTGTGCTTATTGCAACAATCGTAAAGATAAGAGGAGTAAAGAAGTCGTGA
- a CDS encoding universal stress protein — MKNVVICCSLEDENIELLKALKGKSALENATLHFVHIFEIHVYTSDFSPYIFPSEEKYPEIEEASKNVMQTIAESICTPNQLSKSQVECYFAYSPKQKITEYLSDVSADLVVVASKQKHGIEGLFSSSFTEHLVKYSPCDVHILRPKES, encoded by the coding sequence ATGAAAAACGTCGTCATTTGCTGTTCTTTAGAGGATGAAAACATAGAGCTTCTAAAGGCCCTGAAAGGAAAGTCGGCACTTGAAAATGCCACTCTTCACTTTGTTCACATCTTTGAAATCCATGTCTACACTTCGGACTTCTCTCCCTATATTTTTCCGTCAGAGGAGAAATACCCTGAAATTGAGGAAGCATCTAAGAATGTCATGCAAACAATTGCAGAGTCTATTTGTACACCTAATCAACTCTCTAAATCCCAAGTTGAATGTTACTTTGCCTATAGTCCAAAGCAGAAAATTACTGAGTATCTCTCAGACGTAAGTGCGGACTTAGTTGTCGTGGCCTCAAAGCAAAAGCATGGAATAGAAGGACTTTTCTCTAGTTCTTTTACAGAGCATCTCGTTAAGTACTCACCTTGCGATGTTCATATATTAAGACCAAAAGAAAGTTGA
- a CDS encoding cyclic nucleotide-binding domain-containing protein, which produces MNDSNQKLKIPETLIKTILDIARPLKYSSPSNLFYSGQTPIVAYLLLNGLVHFTKNGKVVGTFTRGSVIGLKELMTNSPISVDAQILPGTEVCFIDRSTILGILKESGQTPLKEFVQNLLNVDTTPNFT; this is translated from the coding sequence ATGAATGATAGTAATCAAAAACTTAAAATTCCAGAGACTTTAATTAAGACGATTTTAGATATCGCACGTCCACTCAAGTATTCAAGTCCATCGAATCTCTTTTATTCAGGACAAACACCTATAGTGGCCTATCTTCTTCTAAATGGGCTCGTGCACTTTACAAAGAATGGTAAGGTTGTAGGAACTTTTACTAGAGGTAGTGTCATAGGATTAAAAGAGCTTATGACGAACTCGCCTATAAGCGTAGACGCTCAAATTCTTCCAGGTACAGAGGTTTGCTTTATTGATAGAAGCACCATTTTGGGGATTTTGAAAGAGAGTGGACAAACACCGCTTAAGGAATTTGTCCAAAACCTTTTAAATGTAGATACAACCCCAAATTTCACCTAA